One Prinia subflava isolate CZ2003 ecotype Zambia chromosome 8, Cam_Psub_1.2, whole genome shotgun sequence DNA window includes the following coding sequences:
- the FZD9 gene encoding frizzled-9 produces the protein MAAVRVRVALWVLWHFGVGGRGLELVGLEGPRGRAARCQPVDIPMCRGIGYNLTRMPNLLGHESQREAALKLHEFAPLVEYGCHVHLRFFLCSLYAPMCTDQVSASIPACRPMCEQARHKCVPIMEQFNFGWPESLDCGRLPTKNDPNALCMEAPENASAAEPHKGQGMLPVAPRPWPPGTATEGRGPNGMGSCNNPGKFQYVEKSLSCAPRCSPGVDVYWSREDKDFAFIWMAVWSTLCFVSTAFTVLTFLLDPHRFQYPERPIIFLSMCYNVYSVAFIIRSVAGAENIACDRENGELYIIQEGLESTGCTIVFLILYYFGMASSLWWVVLTLTWFLAAGKKWGHEAIEAHSSYFHMAAWGIPAMKTIVILTMRKVAGDELTGLCYVGSMDVSALTGFVLIPLSCYLVVGTSFILTGFVALFHIRKIMKTGGTNTEKLEKLMVKIGVFSILYTVPATCVIVCYFYERLNVDYWMLRALEHGCLHLPGRRAANCSLEASVPTVAVFMLKIFMSLVVGITSGVWVWSSKTLQTWQSLCNRRLGMRTRGKPCSGVSCGGGHCHYKAPTVMLHMTKTDPYLDNPTHV, from the coding sequence ATGGCGGCGGTACGGGTGCGGGTGgccctgtgggtgctgtggcATTTTGGGGTGGGCGGTCGTGGGTTGGAGCTGGTGGGACTGGAAGGCCCGCGGGGTCGCGCGGCGCGGTGCCAGCCCGTGGACATCCCGATGTGCCGGGGGATCGGCTACAACCTGACCCGCATGCCCAACCTGCTGGGGCACGAGAGCCAGCGTGAGGCTGCCCTGAAGCTGCACGAGTTCGCCCCACTGGTGGAGTACGGCTGCCACGTTCACCTGCgcttcttcctctgctccctctaCGCACCCATGTGCACCGATCAGGTGAGCGCCAGCATCCCCGCCTGCCGCCCCATGTGTGAGCAAGCCCGCCACAAGTGCGTCCCCATCATGGAACAGTTCAATTTCGGCTGGCCTGAGTCACTTGACTGTGGCAGGTTGCCCACCAAGAACGACCCCAATGCCCTCTGCATGGAGGCCCCTGAAAATGCCTCAGCTGCTGAGCCACACAAGGGACAGGGGATGCTGCCCGTGGCCCCTCGGCCCTGGCCACCTGGCACCGCTACTGAGGGACGGGGACCCAATGGGATGGGGTCTTGCAACAACCCCGGGAAGTTCCAGTATGTGGAGAAGAGCCTTTCATGCGCACCCCGGTGCTCCCCTGGAGTGGACGTGTACTGGTCCCGGGAAGACAAGGACTTTGCCTTCATCTGGATGGCTGTCTGGTCCACCCTCTGCTTCGTCTCCACTGCCTTCACCGTCCTCACTTTTCTGCTTGACCCCCACCGCTTCCAGTACCCTGAAAGGCCCATCATTTTCCTCTCCATGTGCTACAATGTCTACTCTGTGGCCTTCATCATCCGCTCTGTGGCCGGGGCTGAGAACATTGCCTGCGACCGGGAGAACGGTGAGCTCTACATCATACAGGAGGGGTTGGAGAGCACAGGCTGCACCATTGTCTTCCTAATCCTCTACTATTTTGGCATGGCTAGCTCTCTCTGGTGGGTTGTCCTCACCCTCACCTGGttcctggcagctgggaagAAGTGGGGACACGAGGCCATTGAGGCCCACAGCAGCTATTTCCACATGGCTGCCTGGGGCATCCCAGCCATGAAGACCATTGTCATCCTCACCATGCGGAAGGTGGCAGGGGATGAGCTCACGGGCCTGTGCTATGTGGGCAGCATGGATGTCAGCGCCCTGACTGGCTTTGTCCTCATCCCCCTCTCCTGCTACCTGGTCGTCGGCACCTCCTTCATCCTCACTGGCTTCGTTGCCCTCTTCCACATCCGGAAGATCATGAAGACAGGTGGCACCAACacagagaagctggagaagctgATGGTGAAGATTGGGGTCTTCTCCATTCTCTACACCGTCCCAGCCACCTGTGTCATTGTCTGCTACTTCTACGAGCGGCTGAACGTGGATTACTGGATGCTGCGGGCGCTGGAGCATGGCTGCCTGCATCTGCCTGGCCGCCGTGCCGCCAACTGCTCTCTTGAGGCCTCGGTGCCTACTGTGGCTGTCTTCATGCTAAAGATTTTCATGTCTCTGGTGGTGGGCATCACCAGCGGGGTATGGGTGTGGAGCTCTAAAACGCTGCAGACCTGGCAGAGCCTGTGCAACAGGCGGCTGGGCATGAGGACACGGGGCAAGCCCTGCAGTGGGGTCAGCTGTGGCGGGGGACACTGCCACTACAAAGCACCCACAGTCATGCTGCACATGACCAAGACGGACCCATACTTGGATAACCCAACTCACGTCTAG
- the FKBP6 gene encoding inactive peptidyl-prolyl cis-trans isomerase FKBP6 codes for MMAGEEELGAGWQDMDPASTPTWALALTPTSASIPSLSLASESLQSLQDLTGDGGVRKEQLRPGTGHPVPPSASVAVKYSGYLGNWNKLFCSNGNIKYPRLMKLGKDITLWGLEIGLLSMTKGEAALFVLAPEYAYGQRGCPPSIPPNTTVLFKVELLDFIDSEECDTFFELTYEQQDRLPLEKVLKVAATEREFGNYFFYKQCFKIAKDRYKRALSILGRRSSSKAEQSQINASKLLLFLNLSLTYLKLECADRALKYGELALEMDQGNAKALFRCGQACLYMREYSKSRDFLARAQCIQPFNRDINNELKKLARYYKEYVKMEKEMCCQMFDPLNSYG; via the exons ATGATGGCGGGCGAGGAGGAGCTCGGGGCCGGGTGGCAGGACATGGACCCGGCTTCGACTCCCACGTGGGCTCTGGCACTGACCCCGACCTCGGCCTCGATACCCTCTTTGTCTCTGGCCTCGGAGTCTCTCCAATCCCTGCAGGACCTCACCGGCGATGGAGGGGTGCGCAAGGAGCAGCTGCGCCCCGGCACCGGTCATCCCGTGCCCCCATCCGCCTCCGTGGCAG TGAAGTACTCCGGATACCTTGGAAATTGGAATAAACTCTTCTGTTCAAACGGGAACATCAAGTATCCAAGGCTGATGAAACTTGGAAAAG ACATCACGCTGTGGGGGCTGGAGATCGGGCTGCTGTCTATGACCAAAGGAGAGGCTGCGCTGTTTGTCCTTGCTCCAGAATACGCCTACGGCCAGCGGGgctgtcctccctccatccccccaAACACCACGGTCCTCTTCAAGGTGGAGTTGCTGGACTTCATAGACTCAGAAGAGTGTGACACGTTCTTTGAGTTGACTTAT gaacagcaggatAGACTTCCTCTAGAAAAGGTGTTGAAAGTGGCAGCCACGGAGAGAGAGTTTGGCAACTACTTCTTCTATAAGCAGTGCTTCAAGATTGCCAAGGACAGATACAAGAGG GCACTCTCCATCCTGGGTCGCAGGTCTTCCAgtaaggcagagcagagccagatCAATGCTTCcaaactgctgctgttcctgaatCTCTCACTCACTTACCTGAAACTGGAATGTGCTGACCGAGCTTTGAAATACGGGGAGTTAGCCTTGGAGATGGACCAAGGAAATGCCAAAGCGCTGTTCAGGTGTGGCCAG GCTTGTCTCTACATGAGGGAGTACAGCAAATCCCGGGATTTCCTGGCCAGAGCTCAATGCATCCAGCCCTTCAACCGTGATATCAACAATGAGCTGAAGAAGTTGGCAAG ATACTACAAGGAGTATgtgaaaatggagaaagaaatgtGCTGCCAGATGTTTGACCCTCTCAATTCTTATGGCTGA